A single Populus alba chromosome 7, ASM523922v2, whole genome shotgun sequence DNA region contains:
- the LOC118063099 gene encoding protein SHI RELATED SEQUENCE 1 — protein MAGLFSLGRGSSSSNNQEDQQNNNNPPTEIPQESWFWYKSEDIPYKSFELWQQQQHQELLHQRHQNPQQDLYSSAVGLGVGPSRTSINISDESSSRSAAAAEAFMMMRPGGSGIGGAGSISCQDCGNQAKKDCIHTRCRTCCKSRGFECQTHVKSTWVPASKRRERQQQVNLLQQQQQQQLQIRGENPKRQRENPSSSLACTRLANSMSGLELGNFPSEVSSPALFRCVRVSGIDESEEMLAYQTAVNIGGHVFKGILYDHGPDSNYMAPGETSSGGGGVQPLNLITAGTSTGGGGVTVASTTAAFLDPSSLYPAPLNTFMAGTQFFPNPRS, from the exons ATGGCTGGCCTTTTCTCATTAGGAAGAGGTAGTAGTAGCAGTAATAACCAAGAAGAccaacaaaacaacaataatcCACCAACTGAAATTCCACAAGAAAGCTGGTTTTGGTACAAAAGTGAAGACATTCCATACAAAAGTTTTGAGCTatggcagcagcagcagcaccaagAACTTCTTCACCAAAGACATCAGAATCCACAGCAAGATCTCTACTCATCAGCTGTTGGGTTAGGTGTAGGACCCAGTAGAACTTCAATCAACATCTCTGATGAATCCTCATCAagatcagcagcagcagcagaagctTTCATGATGATGAGGCCTGGTGGTTCTGGAATAGGAGGAGCTGGTAGCATAAGTTGCCAAGATTGTGGCAACCAAGCAAAGAAAGATTGTATACATACGAGGTGTAGGACTTGTTGTAAGAGTAGAGGTTTTGAGTGCCAAACCCATGTGAAAAGTACTTGGGTTCCTGCCTCTAAGCGCCGTGAAAGACAGCAACAAGTAAATCTTttacagcaacagcaacagcaacaactGCAAATTCGTGGAGAGAATCCTAAGAGACAGAGAGAAAATCCAAGCTCTTCTCTTGCTTGCACTCGCTTAGCCAATAGCATGTCAG GGTTAGAACTTGGGAATTTCCCATCAGAAGTGAGCTCTCCTGCATTATTTCGTTGTGTACGAGTGAGTGGCATTGATGAAAGTGAGGAGATGTTAGCTTACCAAACTGCTGTTAACATTGGAGGGCATGTGTTTAAAGGAATTCTTTATGATCATGGCCCTGACAGCAACTACATGGCACCCGGCGAGACATCTTCTGGAGGTGGTGGAGTACAGCCACTTAATTTAATCACAGCTGGCACATCcactggtggtggtggtgtaaCGGTGGCTTCTACGACAGCCGCATTTCTTGATCCTTCCTCTTTATATCCAGCTCCACTTAACACTTTCATGGCCGGTACGCAATTCTTTCCGAATCCAAGATCATGA